The segment CTCAGGCTGTCGAAGAACCCATGGCTTTTTAGAAACCGAGAGCCATGGGTTTTCTATGTAACAAAGAAAATATTGAAAAAACGTAATAATAGACAATAAAAAAGATTGCTGACCCCCTACGCTAGTCTTGCGAGGTGATTGGCAATCTTCTTCATGTTTTGACAAGCAGCCGTTAGTAGCGCCTGCTCTTGTACGTGCTCCCTACCCCTAAACCGACAATAGCGAAGACCGTGCAGTTCTTTAGCATCTGCAAAGCTTCGCTCAATGGTTTGACTTCTCTTCTTATATAGCATCTTCCCCGACTTTGTAAGTCGGTTTTGTCTAACCCATTCTTTAGACTCTTCCCACACATGTCGCGTGATAATCTTTTTATGGGTCTTAGAGCGGGTGCAACTTTCTAGCATAGGACAGCTCTTGCATATCTTGGGGTCACAATGGTATTCTTGGTAGCCTTCGCGGTTAGTAGTCCGATAGACTAAGTCTTGTCCGTTAGGGCAAACATACTTTGCATTTGCTTTATCAAAAGTGAATTTCCACTTAGGAAATAGTCCTTTGGTTGACTGAAACCGTCTGTTGCCAATTACAGCAAATATTTTTTTAGCTTGCAGCTCCTTGCAGATAGATGCTGTTAGATAACCGGCATCAAGTGCTACCGCTTCTACTGCAAATTTGAACCTTTCAGTTTGTCGTTCAAGTCTTTCGATGTAAGGAGAAGCATCGTGTACGTTTCCGGCGGTGATATGAACATCGGTGATGATGTTATATTTAAAATCGACTGTACGATGGTCTAAATAAAAGAACCCTTCCGGTTTACCCGTTCGATACATATAACCACTTTCCGGATCAGTTTTGTTTATTTTTACTTCCCTTTCCTCAACCACTTCCTCTCTAATATCTAGGGCTTTTTTCCATGTTCTTCGCGATCTTGGTTGATTGCCGAGCCTAGTTG is part of the Propionispora vibrioides genome and harbors:
- a CDS encoding IS1182 family transposase (programmed frameshift), with the translated sequence MLKERAPQQMKFEWVCIDQLVPEDHLLRKIEKYIDFSFIYEKTKPYYCQDNGRPPVNPVILFKMIFIGYLYGIRSERQLEKEIQANNAYRWFLGLGLTDPVPDHTTISVNRHSRFKGTTIFQEIFDEIVEQAMRHRMVGGRVLFSDSTHLKANANKKKWEKQMVFPSTQAYLEQLGSAINQDREEHGKKPLDIREEVVEEREVKINKTDPESGYMYRTGKPEGFFYLDHRTVDFKYNIITDVHITAGNVHDASPYIERLERQTERFKFAVEAVALDAGYLTASICKELQAKKIFAVIGNRRFQSTKGLFPKWKFTFDKANAKYVCPNGQDLVYRTTNREGYQEYHCDPKICKSCPMLESCTRSKTHKKIITRHVWEESKEWVRQNRLTKSGKMLYKKRSQTIERSFADAKELHGLRYCRFRGREHVQEQALLTAACQNMKKIANHLARLA